From a single Pseudomonas cremoricolorata genomic region:
- the bioD gene encoding dethiobiotin synthase → MNQAYFIAGTDTDVGKTTVAAGLLHAAREQGLSTLGAKPVASGCRITAEGLRNSDAEALIAQSSLRLPYEQVNPFAFEPAIAPHVAAQEAGVVLSVEGLQAAMQRVLALQADFTLIEGAGGWRVPLCGKANLSDLAVALGLPVILVVGVRLGCLNHAVLSAEAIAADGLQLAGWVANIIEPQTSRLEENLASLSERLSAPCLGRVPKLEQATAQQVAHYLHLQRLR, encoded by the coding sequence ATGAACCAGGCGTATTTCATTGCCGGCACCGACACCGACGTCGGCAAGACCACGGTTGCCGCAGGGCTTTTGCATGCAGCGCGGGAGCAGGGGCTGAGTACCCTCGGCGCCAAACCGGTGGCCTCGGGGTGCCGGATCACCGCCGAGGGGCTGCGCAACAGCGATGCCGAAGCGTTGATCGCACAAAGCTCCCTGCGTTTGCCCTACGAGCAGGTCAACCCTTTCGCCTTCGAGCCGGCCATCGCGCCGCATGTGGCGGCGCAAGAGGCGGGGGTGGTATTGAGTGTCGAGGGGCTGCAGGCCGCGATGCAGCGGGTGCTGGCCCTGCAGGCCGATTTCACCCTGATCGAAGGTGCCGGGGGCTGGCGTGTGCCGCTTTGCGGCAAGGCGAATTTGTCTGACCTGGCGGTGGCACTGGGCTTGCCGGTGATTCTGGTGGTGGGGGTGCGCCTGGGCTGCCTCAATCACGCCGTGCTCAGCGCCGAAGCCATCGCTGCCGATGGCCTGCAATTGGCCGGCTGGGTGGCCAACATCATCGAGCCGCAGACCTCGCGCCTGGAAGAGAACCTGGCGAGCTTGAGCGAGCGCTTGTCGGCACCGTGCCTGGGCCGCGTGCCCAAGCTTGAACAGGCGACTGCGCAGCAAGTTGCGCACTACCTGCATCTGCAGCGGTTGCGCTGA
- a CDS encoding YqaE/Pmp3 family membrane protein, whose protein sequence is MDFIRIIIAILLPPLGVFLQVGFAGAFWLNILLTLLGYIPGIVHAVYIIAKR, encoded by the coding sequence ATGGACTTCATCCGCATCATCATCGCCATTCTGCTGCCCCCGCTGGGCGTATTTCTGCAAGTCGGTTTCGCCGGTGCGTTCTGGCTGAACATCCTGCTGACCCTGCTCGGCTACATCCCAGGCATCGTCCACGCGGTGTACATCATCGCCAAACGCTGA
- a CDS encoding phenylacyl-CoA dehydrogenase, giving the protein MPDYKAPLRDIRFVRDELLGYEAHYQSLPGCQDATPDMVDAILEEGAKFCEQVLAPLNRVGDQEGCTWSETGVKTPTGFKQAYQQFVEGGWPSLAHDVEHGGQGLPESLGLAVSEMVGEANWSWGMYPGLSHGAMNTLSAHGTPEQQHTYLSKLVTGEWTGTMCLTESHCGTDLGMLRTRAEPQADGSYKVTGTKIFISAGEHDMAENIVHIVLARLPDAPAGTKGISLFIVPKFLPNAEGGVGERNAVQCGSLEHKMGIHGNATCVMNFDGATGYLIGPANKGLNCMFTFMNTARLGTALQGLAHAEVAFQGGLKYARDRLQMRSLTGPKAPEKGADPIIVHPDVRRMLLTMKAFAEGNRAMVYFTAQQVDILKYSQDEEARKKADALLAFMTPIAKAFMTEVGFESANHGVQIYGGHGFIAEWGMEQNVRDSRISMLYEGTTGIQALDLLGRKVLMTQGEALKGFTKIVHKFCQAQEGNEAVQEFVTPLAALNKEWGELTMKIGMAAMENREEVGAASVDYVMYSGYACLAYFWADIARLAAEKLAAGTSEEAFYTAKLQTARFYFQRILPRTRTHVAAILSGADNLMAMDEQAFGLSI; this is encoded by the coding sequence ATGCCTGACTACAAAGCCCCCTTGCGTGATATCCGCTTCGTCCGTGACGAATTGCTGGGTTATGAGGCGCACTACCAAAGCCTGCCAGGCTGCCAGGACGCCACCCCTGACATGGTCGACGCGATCCTCGAAGAGGGCGCCAAGTTCTGCGAGCAGGTGCTGGCGCCGCTGAACCGCGTGGGCGATCAGGAAGGCTGCACCTGGAGCGAAACCGGGGTGAAGACCCCCACCGGTTTCAAGCAGGCGTACCAGCAGTTCGTCGAAGGCGGCTGGCCGAGCCTGGCCCATGACGTCGAGCACGGCGGCCAGGGCCTGCCGGAATCGCTGGGTCTTGCGGTCAGCGAAATGGTCGGCGAGGCCAACTGGTCGTGGGGCATGTACCCCGGTCTGTCCCACGGCGCGATGAACACCCTGTCTGCCCACGGCACCCCCGAGCAGCAGCACACCTACCTGAGCAAACTGGTCACCGGCGAATGGACCGGCACCATGTGCCTCACCGAATCCCACTGCGGCACCGACCTGGGCATGCTGCGCACCCGCGCCGAGCCGCAGGCCGATGGCAGCTACAAAGTCACCGGCACCAAGATTTTCATTTCTGCCGGTGAACACGACATGGCCGAGAACATCGTGCACATCGTGTTGGCGCGCCTGCCCGACGCCCCGGCCGGCACCAAAGGCATTTCCCTGTTCATCGTGCCCAAGTTCCTGCCCAACGCCGAAGGCGGCGTCGGTGAGCGCAACGCCGTGCAGTGCGGCTCGCTGGAGCACAAGATGGGCATCCACGGTAACGCCACCTGCGTGATGAACTTCGACGGCGCCACGGGTTATCTGATCGGCCCAGCCAACAAGGGCCTGAACTGCATGTTCACTTTCATGAACACCGCGCGTCTGGGCACTGCCTTGCAGGGCCTGGCCCACGCTGAAGTGGCCTTCCAGGGCGGCCTGAAGTACGCCCGTGATCGTCTGCAGATGCGTTCGCTGACCGGCCCGAAGGCCCCTGAGAAGGGCGCCGACCCGATCATCGTTCACCCTGATGTGCGACGCATGCTGCTGACCATGAAGGCCTTCGCCGAAGGCAACCGTGCCATGGTGTATTTCACCGCTCAGCAGGTCGACATCCTCAAGTACAGCCAGGATGAAGAGGCGCGCAAGAAAGCCGACGCCTTGCTCGCCTTCATGACCCCGATCGCCAAGGCCTTCATGACCGAAGTCGGCTTCGAATCGGCCAACCATGGCGTGCAGATCTACGGCGGTCACGGCTTCATCGCTGAGTGGGGCATGGAGCAGAACGTGCGCGACAGCCGTATCTCGATGCTCTACGAGGGCACCACCGGCATCCAGGCCCTCGACCTGCTCGGGCGCAAGGTGCTGATGACCCAGGGCGAGGCGCTCAAGGGCTTCACCAAGATCGTGCACAAGTTCTGCCAGGCCCAGGAAGGCAACGAAGCGGTGCAAGAATTCGTCACGCCGCTGGCAGCGCTGAACAAGGAGTGGGGCGAGCTGACCATGAAGATCGGCATGGCGGCGATGGAAAACCGCGAAGAGGTTGGCGCCGCGTCGGTGGACTACGTGATGTACTCTGGCTATGCGTGCCTGGCCTACTTCTGGGCCGATATCGCCCGTCTGGCAGCGGAAAAGCTCGCCGCCGGTACCAGCGAAGAGGCGTTCTACACTGCCAAACTGCAAACCGCGCGCTTCTACTTCCAGCGCATCCTGCCGCGCACCCGTACCCATGTGGCAGCGATCCTGTCCGGCGCCGACAACCTGATGGCAATGGACGAGCAAGCGTTCGGCCTGTCGATCTGA
- the bioC gene encoding malonyl-ACP O-methyltransferase BioC, whose protein sequence is MTDLSQPNLPGALPDKRQVAASFSRAAASYDSVAALQRAVGRNVLERLPQPLTAPRWLDLGSGTGFFSRILAERYGDGGVAVDLAEGMLDHARQQGGARHHVAGDAERLPLQDGCFDLIFSSLALQWCGQFSAVLDEAARVLRPGGLFAFSSLCVGTLDELRTSWQAVDGQVHVNRFRHFDDYLRLTGDSSLQVLDLQRQAHVLHYPDVRSLTHELKALGAHNLNPGRPTGLTGRARIDGLLRAYERFRDPQGLPATYQVVYGVLRKPLMGED, encoded by the coding sequence ATGACTGATCTATCCCAGCCCAACCTGCCCGGCGCATTGCCGGACAAACGTCAGGTGGCGGCGTCGTTTTCCCGCGCGGCTGCCAGCTATGACAGCGTTGCCGCGTTGCAGCGTGCGGTGGGGCGCAACGTGCTCGAACGCCTGCCGCAGCCCCTGACGGCGCCGCGCTGGCTCGACCTGGGCAGCGGCACCGGATTTTTCAGTCGCATCCTCGCCGAGCGCTACGGCGATGGTGGCGTGGCCGTGGATCTGGCGGAAGGCATGCTCGACCACGCCCGGCAGCAGGGTGGCGCACGTCACCATGTGGCCGGTGATGCCGAACGTCTGCCGTTGCAGGACGGCTGTTTCGATCTGATCTTCAGCAGCCTGGCCCTGCAATGGTGCGGGCAGTTCTCGGCGGTGCTCGACGAGGCGGCGCGGGTGCTGCGTCCAGGCGGGTTGTTCGCGTTCAGCAGCCTGTGCGTCGGCACCCTGGATGAGCTGCGCACCAGCTGGCAGGCGGTCGACGGGCAGGTGCACGTCAATCGCTTCCGCCATTTCGACGACTACCTGCGCCTGACCGGCGACAGTTCTTTGCAGGTGCTCGACCTACAGCGTCAGGCCCATGTGCTGCATTACCCCGACGTGCGCAGCCTGACCCACGAACTCAAGGCGCTGGGTGCCCACAATCTCAACCCCGGCCGACCCACCGGGCTCACGGGCCGGGCGCGGATCGACGGGCTGCTGCGCGCCTATGAACGTTTCCGTGACCCGCAAGGGCTGCCAGCGACCTACCAGGTGGTGTACGGCGTGCTGCGTAAACCGCTGATGGGCGAGGATTGA
- a CDS encoding ComF family protein — MNCQLALKALVNNWLNSDQICLLCSELAEQTYPLCHPCENELPWLIDACQRCALPMPASDMICADCRRRAPAFTTVVVPWHYAFPVDSVISRFKHHRQWPLGRLLALLLSQNLRHRFEVGLPRPQLLLPVPLAKRRLRMRGFNQAAMLARWLSSEIQVPCSEHWLTRCRDTPAQQTIGARARRRNLRDAFGLTAAAKPAGRHVAIIDDVLTTGSTAQALAALLRRAGAQRVDIYCLARTPMPAHA; from the coding sequence ATGAACTGTCAACTTGCGTTAAAAGCACTGGTCAACAATTGGTTAAATAGCGATCAAATCTGTTTGCTGTGCAGTGAGCTTGCCGAGCAGACCTACCCGCTCTGCCATCCTTGCGAGAACGAGCTGCCCTGGCTGATCGACGCCTGCCAGCGCTGCGCCCTGCCCATGCCCGCTTCTGACATGATTTGCGCGGACTGCCGACGCCGAGCGCCAGCCTTTACCACGGTGGTCGTGCCATGGCACTACGCTTTCCCGGTCGATAGCGTCATCAGCCGCTTCAAGCACCACCGCCAGTGGCCGCTAGGGCGCCTGCTGGCGCTGCTGCTCAGCCAGAACCTGCGCCACCGCTTCGAAGTAGGCTTGCCACGTCCGCAGTTGCTGTTGCCAGTACCATTGGCCAAACGACGCCTGCGCATGCGCGGCTTCAATCAGGCGGCGATGCTCGCCCGTTGGCTGTCGAGCGAAATCCAGGTGCCCTGCAGCGAGCACTGGCTGACACGCTGCCGCGACACGCCGGCGCAGCAAACCATCGGCGCCCGCGCGCGGCGGCGTAACCTGCGCGATGCCTTTGGCCTGACGGCGGCGGCCAAGCCGGCCGGTCGCCACGTCGCGATCATCGATGACGTGCTGACCACCGGCAGCACGGCCCAGGCTCTGGCGGCACTGCTGCGCCGCGCCGGGGCGCAGCGGGTCGACATCTATTGCCTGGCGCGCACGCCAATGCCTGCACACGCTTGA
- a CDS encoding alpha/beta hydrolase family protein, which yields MAEFSAAQAVAAGTDFAELRVSDAGLLWNELRPADGACRLWLWRDEQAHCLTPDGFSVRSRVYEYGGGSFCVGTGEVLFVNEADQQIYRQPLQGGAPQRVSQDTNSRYGDLHWHAAVLLAVEEHHAAQVVHRLVAFVDGQRQVLAEGADFYAAPTLSGDAQRLAWIEWSRPAQPWSQTRLMSARRGADGRWQTPRCVAGADRPQALQQPRFDAAGRLCCLSDLNGFWQPWGECAERWQALPALAADHAAAPWQLGACTWLPLADEGFVATWFEDGFGHLGVQREGHTAQRFASAYSRFRSLALDQQHLYAIAASPSQLPCVLRIRRTDGALRVLAGGGSPLPTEHISLPQPLTYPSGGAIAHGFFYPPHRGRGPAPLVVFVHGGPTSACYPVLDPRIQFWTQRGFAVADLNYRGSTGYGRTYRQALHLRWGECDVEDACAAVAYLAERGMIDPDQAFIRGGSSGGYTTLCALAFSKVFRGGASWYGVSDPLALGRVTHKFEGDYLNWLIGDPHADVERYRQRTPLLHASHIEVPVIFFQGELDAVVVPQQTRSMLDALRANGIDAQGHFYPQERHGLRQAANLAHALGAEWRFYCQILAELP from the coding sequence GTGGCTGAGTTCAGCGCGGCCCAGGCAGTGGCCGCTGGCACTGATTTCGCCGAATTACGCGTAAGCGATGCCGGGCTGTTGTGGAATGAATTGCGCCCTGCCGATGGCGCGTGTCGACTCTGGCTGTGGCGCGATGAGCAGGCCCATTGCCTGACCCCGGACGGTTTCAGCGTGCGTAGCCGGGTGTATGAATATGGCGGTGGCAGCTTCTGCGTCGGCACTGGCGAGGTGCTGTTCGTCAACGAAGCCGATCAGCAGATCTACCGCCAACCGCTGCAAGGCGGCGCGCCGCAGCGGGTCAGCCAGGACACGAACAGCCGCTACGGCGACCTGCACTGGCACGCCGCTGTGTTGCTGGCAGTGGAGGAACACCACGCTGCGCAGGTGGTGCATCGCCTGGTGGCCTTCGTCGACGGCCAGCGCCAGGTACTGGCCGAAGGCGCGGATTTTTACGCAGCGCCAACCTTGAGCGGCGATGCCCAGCGGCTGGCCTGGATCGAGTGGTCGCGCCCGGCCCAGCCGTGGAGCCAAACCCGCCTGATGAGTGCTCGGCGCGGCGCCGATGGCCGCTGGCAAACGCCGCGCTGCGTAGCCGGAGCCGACCGGCCGCAGGCCTTGCAGCAGCCGCGTTTCGATGCCGCCGGACGCCTATGCTGCCTGAGCGACCTGAACGGTTTCTGGCAGCCATGGGGCGAGTGCGCCGAGCGCTGGCAAGCCTTGCCGGCCCTGGCTGCCGACCACGCCGCTGCGCCCTGGCAACTGGGCGCCTGCACCTGGCTACCGCTAGCCGATGAGGGCTTTGTGGCCACTTGGTTCGAGGACGGTTTCGGTCATCTGGGCGTGCAGCGCGAGGGGCACACAGCGCAGCGCTTTGCCAGCGCCTACAGCCGCTTCCGTAGCCTGGCGCTGGACCAACAGCATCTTTACGCGATTGCCGCATCCCCTAGCCAGTTGCCCTGCGTGTTGCGCATCCGCCGCACTGATGGAGCACTGAGGGTGCTGGCCGGAGGCGGTAGTCCCCTGCCCACTGAACACATCAGCCTGCCGCAGCCGCTGACCTACCCCAGTGGCGGCGCCATCGCCCACGGCTTTTTCTATCCCCCGCATCGCGGGCGAGGCCCGGCGCCACTGGTGGTGTTCGTGCATGGTGGGCCGACCTCGGCCTGCTATCCGGTGCTCGACCCACGTATCCAGTTCTGGACCCAGCGCGGCTTTGCCGTGGCTGACCTCAACTACCGCGGCAGCACCGGCTACGGGCGTACCTACCGGCAGGCCTTGCATTTGCGCTGGGGTGAGTGCGATGTCGAGGACGCCTGTGCGGCCGTGGCTTACCTGGCCGAGCGCGGCATGATCGACCCCGACCAGGCATTCATCCGGGGCGGCAGCTCCGGCGGGTACACCACCCTGTGTGCGCTGGCGTTCAGCAAGGTCTTTCGCGGTGGCGCCAGTTGGTACGGGGTCAGCGACCCGCTGGCGCTGGGGCGCGTGACGCACAAGTTCGAAGGCGATTACCTGAACTGGCTGATCGGTGACCCGCACGCCGACGTCGAACGCTATCGGCAGCGCACACCCCTGCTGCACGCCAGCCACATCGAAGTGCCGGTGATCTTCTTCCAAGGGGAGCTGGATGCGGTGGTGGTGCCGCAGCAGACGCGCAGCATGCTCGATGCACTGCGCGCCAACGGCATCGACGCCCAGGGGCATTTTTACCCACAAGAGCGTCACGGGCTGCGCCAGGCGGCGAACCTGGCCCATGCCCTGGGGGCGGAATGGCGGTTCTATTGCCAGATTCTGGCAGAGCTGCCCTGA
- a CDS encoding acyl-CoA dehydrogenase C-terminal domain-containing protein, which produces MAEYKAPLRDMQFLLNDVFGVAQRWAELPALAELVDIETALAVLEEAGKVAGRSIAPLSRAADEEGCHWQDGAVRTPAGFIDAYRTYAEGGWVGVGGDPAFAGMGMPKVVSAQVEEMVNAASLSFGLYPMLTAGACLAIHAHASEALKQAYLPNMYAGVWAGSMCLTESHAGTDLGLIRTRAEPQADGSFKVSGTKIFITGGEHDLTENIIHLVLAKLPDAPAGPKGISLLLVPKFLVNADGSLGARNAVSCGSIEHKMGIQASATCVMNFDGATGYLVGEANKGLAAMFTMMNYERLGVGIQGLASAERSYQNAVEYARERLQSRSPSGAQAKDKLADPIIVHPDVRRMLLTMKALIEGGRAFSTYVALQLDNAKYSQDPAVVQRSEALVALLTPVAKAFLTDLGLECTVHGQQVFGGHGYIREWGQEQLVRDVRITQIYEGTNGIQALDLMGRKVVGSGGAFYRVFSDEVQAFIGGAGHELDEFTRPLADALQRLDQLTDWVLAQAKADPAQIGAASVEYLHAFGYVAYAYLWARMAGAAQAGSGDAAFDSAKLGTARFYFARLLPRLDSLIASVKAGSESLYLLSAEQF; this is translated from the coding sequence ATGGCTGAGTACAAAGCGCCCCTGCGTGATATGCAGTTTCTTCTCAACGATGTGTTCGGCGTGGCGCAACGCTGGGCCGAGCTGCCAGCACTGGCCGAACTGGTCGATATCGAAACCGCGCTGGCGGTGCTGGAAGAAGCCGGCAAGGTCGCCGGGCGCAGCATTGCCCCGCTCAGCCGCGCGGCCGACGAAGAAGGCTGCCACTGGCAGGACGGTGCGGTGCGTACACCGGCAGGCTTCATCGACGCTTACCGCACCTATGCCGAAGGCGGCTGGGTCGGGGTCGGCGGTGATCCGGCGTTCGCCGGCATGGGCATGCCCAAAGTGGTCTCGGCCCAGGTCGAGGAAATGGTCAATGCCGCCAGCCTGTCGTTCGGCCTGTACCCGATGCTCACCGCAGGCGCCTGCCTGGCGATCCATGCCCATGCCAGCGAAGCGCTCAAGCAGGCGTATCTGCCGAACATGTACGCAGGCGTCTGGGCCGGCTCCATGTGCCTGACCGAATCCCACGCCGGCACCGACCTGGGGCTGATCCGCACCCGCGCCGAACCCCAGGCCGATGGCAGCTTCAAGGTCAGCGGCACGAAGATCTTCATCACCGGCGGCGAGCATGATCTGACGGAAAACATCATCCACCTGGTGCTGGCGAAACTGCCCGACGCCCCCGCCGGCCCAAAAGGCATTTCCCTGTTGCTGGTGCCCAAATTCCTGGTCAATGCCGATGGCAGCCTGGGTGCGCGCAACGCGGTCAGTTGCGGCTCCATCGAGCACAAGATGGGCATCCAGGCCTCGGCCACCTGCGTGATGAACTTCGACGGCGCCACCGGTTATCTGGTCGGCGAGGCCAACAAGGGCTTGGCTGCGATGTTCACCATGATGAACTACGAGCGTCTCGGCGTTGGCATCCAAGGCCTGGCCTCGGCGGAACGCTCTTACCAGAACGCTGTGGAATACGCCCGTGAGCGCCTGCAAAGTCGCTCGCCGAGCGGTGCCCAGGCCAAGGACAAACTCGCCGATCCGATCATCGTCCATCCCGATGTGCGGCGCATGCTGCTGACCATGAAGGCGCTGATCGAGGGTGGTCGGGCGTTTTCGACCTACGTGGCGCTGCAACTGGACAACGCCAAGTACAGCCAGGACCCGGCCGTGGTGCAGCGCAGTGAGGCACTGGTCGCGCTGCTGACTCCGGTGGCCAAGGCCTTCCTCACCGACCTGGGCCTGGAGTGCACGGTGCATGGCCAGCAGGTGTTCGGCGGTCATGGTTACATTCGTGAATGGGGCCAGGAGCAATTGGTGCGTGACGTGCGCATCACGCAGATCTACGAAGGCACCAACGGTATTCAGGCGCTCGACCTGATGGGCCGCAAAGTGGTCGGCAGCGGTGGCGCGTTCTACCGGGTGTTCTCGGATGAAGTGCAGGCTTTCATCGGTGGCGCTGGTCATGAGCTGGACGAATTCACCCGGCCTCTGGCCGACGCCCTGCAGCGTCTTGACCAGTTGACCGATTGGGTACTGGCGCAGGCCAAGGCCGATCCCGCGCAAATCGGCGCGGCATCCGTGGAGTACCTGCACGCATTTGGTTACGTGGCCTACGCCTACCTGTGGGCGCGCATGGCCGGTGCTGCCCAGGCTGGCAGTGGCGATGCAGCGTTCGATTCGGCAAAACTGGGCACCGCACGCTTCTATTTCGCCCGTCTCCTGCCGCGCTTAGATTCATTGATCGCGTCGGTCAAGGCCGGCAGTGAGTCGCTGTATTTGCTGAGTGCCGAGCAGTTCTGA
- the bioF gene encoding 8-amino-7-oxononanoate synthase → MAFDLTARLAQRRAADLYRQRPLLQSPQGPQVVVDGQPLLAFCNNDYLGLANHPEVIAAWRAGAERWGVGGGASHLVIGHSTPHHELEEALAELTGRPRALLFSTGYMANLGVITALVGQGDSVLQDRLNHASLLDGGLLSGARFSRYLHNDVQSLASRLDKAVGDCLVVTDGVFSMDGDMADLPTLAAVAKARGAWLMVDDAHGLGTLGAQGGGVVEHFGLGVDQVPVLIGTLGKACGTAGAFVAGSDELIEALVQFARPYIYTTSQPPALACATLKSLELLRRESWRREHLDGLIAQFRRGAADIGLQLMDSSTPIQPIVIGDSARAIELSRQLRARGLLVTAIRPPTVPAGSARLRVTLSAAHSEAQVQLLLDALADCYPQREPGDA, encoded by the coding sequence GTGGCGTTCGATCTCACGGCGCGCCTGGCTCAGCGGCGCGCCGCTGACCTGTATCGCCAGCGCCCCCTGTTGCAAAGCCCGCAAGGCCCGCAGGTGGTGGTCGACGGCCAGCCGCTGCTGGCCTTCTGCAACAACGACTACCTGGGCCTGGCCAACCACCCCGAGGTGATCGCCGCCTGGCGCGCCGGCGCCGAGCGCTGGGGCGTGGGTGGTGGGGCTTCACACCTGGTCATCGGCCACAGCACCCCGCACCATGAACTGGAAGAAGCCCTCGCCGAGCTGACCGGGCGGCCGCGTGCGTTGCTGTTCTCAACCGGCTACATGGCCAATCTCGGCGTCATCACGGCGCTGGTCGGCCAGGGCGATTCGGTGTTGCAGGATCGCCTCAATCACGCCTCGCTGCTCGATGGCGGTCTGCTCAGTGGCGCGCGCTTCAGCCGCTACCTGCACAACGATGTGCAGAGCCTGGCCAGCCGTTTGGACAAGGCCGTCGGCGACTGCCTGGTGGTCACCGACGGGGTGTTCAGCATGGACGGCGACATGGCCGACCTGCCGACACTGGCCGCAGTGGCCAAGGCCCGCGGCGCCTGGCTGATGGTCGACGACGCCCATGGCCTGGGCACCCTCGGCGCCCAGGGCGGCGGGGTGGTCGAGCATTTCGGCCTGGGTGTGGATCAAGTACCGGTGCTGATCGGCACCCTGGGCAAAGCCTGTGGCACCGCCGGGGCATTCGTGGCCGGCAGTGACGAGCTGATCGAGGCGCTGGTGCAGTTCGCTCGGCCCTACATCTACACCACCAGCCAACCGCCGGCACTGGCCTGCGCCACGCTTAAAAGTCTTGAGCTGCTGCGCCGGGAAAGCTGGCGCCGTGAACACCTTGATGGGTTGATCGCACAGTTTCGCCGCGGCGCGGCAGACATTGGCCTGCAACTGATGGACAGCAGCACGCCGATCCAGCCGATCGTCATCGGTGACAGCGCGCGGGCCATCGAGCTGTCGCGGCAGCTGCGCGCGCGCGGGCTGTTGGTCACCGCGATCCGCCCGCCCACGGTGCCGGCGGGCAGCGCGCGGCTACGGGTAACCCTCAGCGCGGCGCACAGTGAGGCGCAGGTGCAGCTATTGTTAGACGCATTGGCTGACTGTTATCCACAGCGGGAGCCTGGTGATGCGTGA
- the bioB gene encoding biotin synthase BioB, producing MSASTTATTRHDWSLAEVKALFQQPFNDLLFQAQTVHRAHFDPNQVQVSTLLSIKTGACPEDCKYCPQSGHYNTGLEKQKLMEVQKVLEEAARAKAIGSTRFCMGAAWKHPSAKDMPYVLEMVKGVKAMGLETCMTLGKLDQEQTSALAQAGLDYYNHNLDTSPEFYGSIITTRTYSERLQTLAYVRDAGMKICSGGILGMGESLDDRAGLLIQLANLPEHPESVPINMLVKVEGTPLANEDDVDPFDFIRMLAVARLLMPKSHVRLSAGREAMNEQMQALAFMAGANSIFYGEKLLTTGNPQADKDMQLFARLGIKPEAREEHADEVHQAAIEQALVEQRSSELFYDAASA from the coding sequence ATGAGCGCGAGCACAACTGCAACAACACGTCACGACTGGTCCCTGGCTGAGGTCAAGGCCCTGTTCCAACAACCGTTCAACGACCTGTTGTTCCAGGCGCAGACCGTCCACCGTGCGCATTTCGACCCCAACCAGGTGCAGGTTTCGACCTTGCTGTCGATCAAGACCGGGGCCTGCCCGGAAGACTGCAAGTACTGCCCGCAGTCCGGCCACTACAACACCGGCCTGGAAAAACAGAAGCTGATGGAAGTGCAGAAAGTGCTGGAAGAAGCCGCACGGGCCAAGGCCATCGGCTCGACCCGCTTCTGCATGGGCGCGGCCTGGAAGCATCCGTCGGCCAAGGACATGCCTTACGTGCTGGAGATGGTCAAAGGAGTCAAGGCCATGGGTCTGGAGACCTGCATGACCCTTGGCAAGCTCGACCAGGAGCAGACCAGCGCCCTGGCCCAGGCCGGCCTGGACTACTACAACCACAACCTCGACACCTCGCCGGAGTTCTACGGCAGCATCATCACCACCCGCACCTACAGCGAGCGCTTGCAGACCCTGGCCTACGTGCGCGATGCCGGCATGAAGATCTGCTCGGGCGGCATCCTCGGCATGGGCGAATCGCTCGACGACCGCGCCGGCCTGCTGATCCAGCTGGCCAACCTGCCAGAGCACCCCGAGTCGGTGCCGATCAACATGCTGGTCAAGGTCGAAGGCACGCCGCTGGCCAATGAAGACGACGTCGACCCGTTCGATTTCATCCGCATGCTGGCCGTGGCGCGGCTGTTGATGCCCAAGTCCCATGTACGCCTGTCGGCAGGCCGCGAAGCGATGAACGAACAGATGCAGGCACTGGCATTCATGGCTGGGGCCAACTCGATCTTCTACGGCGAAAAACTGCTGACCACCGGCAACCCGCAGGCCGACAAGGACATGCAGCTGTTCGCCCGCCTCGGCATCAAGCCCGAAGCGCGTGAAGAACACGCCGACGAGGTTCACCAGGCGGCCATCGAGCAAGCCCTGGTCGAGCAGCGCAGCAGCGAACTGTTCTACGACGCAGCGTCGGCCTGA
- a CDS encoding alpha/beta fold hydrolase: protein MRDRLILLPGWGLGTASLVPLAASLRAQDPRLHVELRPLPELADSALEVWLDHLDRSLPKDVWLGGWSLGGMLASALAERRGDHCCGLLTLGSNPSFVARTDWPHGMAADTFGTFLDGCQNHTQVTLKRFRSLCSDGAQQPRTLLRQLGIGVPDTDPLYLANGLKVLAQLDTRQALQRYNGPQLHLFAGSDALVPAEAAQALSDLLPDVEVGLVEESSHAFLLEYPQDLAEGIKSFLHESGDD from the coding sequence ATGCGTGACCGACTGATTCTTCTTCCGGGCTGGGGGCTGGGCACCGCGTCCCTCGTACCCCTGGCCGCCAGCCTGCGGGCCCAGGACCCACGCCTGCACGTCGAACTGAGGCCCTTGCCAGAGCTGGCCGACAGCGCGCTGGAGGTGTGGCTGGACCACCTCGACCGGAGCCTGCCCAAGGATGTCTGGCTCGGCGGCTGGTCGCTGGGCGGCATGCTTGCCAGTGCGCTGGCCGAGCGCCGTGGCGATCACTGCTGCGGGTTGCTGACCCTGGGTAGCAACCCCAGCTTCGTCGCCCGCACGGACTGGCCCCATGGCATGGCCGCAGACACCTTCGGCACCTTCCTCGATGGCTGCCAGAACCACACGCAAGTGACCCTCAAGCGGTTCCGCAGCCTGTGCAGCGACGGCGCCCAACAGCCGCGCACCTTGCTTCGGCAATTGGGCATCGGCGTGCCCGACACCGACCCGCTGTACCTGGCCAATGGCCTCAAGGTGCTGGCCCAGCTCGACACCCGCCAAGCCTTGCAGCGTTACAACGGTCCGCAACTGCACCTGTTCGCCGGCAGCGACGCGCTGGTGCCGGCTGAAGCGGCGCAGGCCCTGAGCGACCTGCTGCCTGACGTCGAGGTCGGCCTGGTCGAAGAGAGTTCCCATGCCTTCCTGCTGGAGTACCCGCAGGATCTGGCTGAAGGCATCAAGAGTTTCCTGCATGAGAGTGGTGATGACTGA